The Malus domestica chromosome 10, GDT2T_hap1 nucleotide sequence TAAACAACCCTCAAAACTCAGTCAGCTGAATCTGTCAAGCAACCGCTTATCCGGGCACCTTCCTGCATCTATTGGAAACTTCTCAAGCCTGCAGATTCTTCTATTGAGTGGAAATCAATTCACTGGAGAAATCCCATCTGACATAAGCCGGTTGCAAAGCGTTCTCAAGTTGGATATGAGCAGAAACAATTTTTCGGGCACAATACCTCCGGAAATTGGAGACTGTCTCGCTTTAACCTACTTAGATTTGAGCCAAAACCAACTCTCAGGTCCAATCCCAGTTCCGATTGTTCAAATCCACATACTGAATTACTTCAACGTGTCGTGGAACCAGTTAAACCAGAGCCTCCCAAAGGAGCTAGGCTCCTTGAAAAGCCTAACGTCTGCTGATTTTTCGCACAATAACTTCTCCGGTCCAATCCCACAAACAGGGCAATACTTGTTCTTCAACTCCACATCCTTTGTCGGTAACCCTGAGCTCTGCGATTCTTCTGCGAATCCATGCAACTACTCCTCAGCCTCATCATCAAAGGATCACAACCAAACCGGCACGCGCTCTCATGTCCTTGGCAAATTCAAGCTTGTCTTTGCTCTAGGACTTTTGCTTTGCTCGTTCGTGTTTGCAACTTTCGCAATCATCAAGACCAGAAAGGTGCGAAGAAATTCGAACTCGTGGAAGCTCACAGCATTCCAAAAGCTTGAATTCGGAAGCGAAGACATCTTAGAGTGCGTAAAGGAGAACAATGTGATAGGGAAAGGTGGAGCCGGGATTGTCTACAGAGGAACAATGTCGAGCGGCGAGCAAGTAGCAGTCAAGAAGCTGTTGGGGATCAACAAAGGATCGTCACACGACAATGGCCTCTCTGCAGAAATTCAGACACTGGGAAAAATCCGGCACCGGAACATTGTCCGATTGCTGGCGTTCTGTTCAAATAAAGAGACCAATCTGCTGGTTTACGAGTACATGCCGAATGGAAGCTTGGGTGAAGTTTTACATGGGAAGAGAGGAGGGTATCTCACGTGGGAGACTAGGTTGAACATAGCCATTGAAGCAGCAAAAGGGCTGTGTTATCTGCACCATGATTGCTCACCATTGATTCTTCATAGGGATGTGAAGTCCAACAACATTCTGCTCAACTCAGAATTTGAGGCTCATGTTGCAGATTTTGGGCTTGCCAAGTTCTTGCAGGACACTGGAACATCAGAATGCATGTCTGCAGTTGCTGGCTCATACGGATACATTGCTCCAGGTAATCCTTTTGCTACATCATTACTCCAATTCGAGGGGAGATTCTTGCATGTAACCAGGATGTGTCTTCATTCATCACGTGCATTACTATTTTTCCATCTCAGACGTCATGTGAGTCACGTTATAAGTGAGAGATAAAAGGATTACACCTAATTATTCTCttgtttgagattttttattttaatattaacaTCGTGCAATTGAACAGGCTACTAAGTAGGGGCAATAAGCTCAAATTGACGTATATACTTTGATGCAGCACTTAGGTAAAGTAATTAAAGCATATTCCATGTGTCTCCTCTGACTTGGTGGATTAAGTCGGCCACTTTCAATAATAAAAGAGAGAATGATTACTTCAAATCttgatttgtttttttcaatttggtaTTAAAATATGAATAGATGAATAGAAGATAAAATGAACACATacaaaaacaggtcacaaacttttaattaaaaataaaactcgAAAGGCACTAAGATGTGGACGAAAAGACACCAAATCAGTTTTATTGCGCGTATTTCTCTAGAAAATACATGCTTCCTTTCATATGTATGTACTTTGCTTTTTACTAAAGTAGCAAAGTAGGAGTGGCATATGGAGTCCAAAATAGGCAAAGGCTCCACTGACATAGGTAAATTCTCCTTTTGCTTTTTATATTGCTCTCTACACACAGTGTAGTGTAGTGTAATGCAGCATGAGCTTTTGCATGTTTTGAAACCATAAAATTCCAAGTTCCTTCAGCCCAATCACAAACCCACCTTTTTGACCAAAAACCCATTTGAACCCAAAATCCACAAAACTCCATACAACCCATTAAGAATCTTGCTTGGGATCAAGCTTTACTTTCCCTAAACCCTAGAAAGTGACACAACTGTAAAGAATATGGCATAACCCTAACTTTTTCTTTTACACCCACACCCCCATTGCTTTACCTTACCTGTGTTGTGCAGAGGAGTAAAACAAAATAGAACAGTGGATATATCACGTCTGTATGAGTCATTTTTTACATGAGACTCGTCTGTATTTTAGTCTCATTTGATTCTATATTGTCTCACTTGTGAGAACTATCATAGTCAGACAGCTTTACCGAAGTATTTTTAACAAATCAGTTTTCCTTTTTTCACTTGTTTCGTGTATGTTATGAACTTTTACAACGAGCTGAACTTTTTTACTGTGCCTCATGGAACAGAATATGCGTACACATTGAAAGTTGATGAGAAGAGCGATGTGTATAGCTTTGGAGTTGTACTGTTGGAGCTCATCACAGGAAGAAGGCCAGTTGGTGGCTTTGGGGAAGAAGGAATGGACATTGTTCAGTGGACCAAGATTCAGACCAACTCACAGAAAGAAGGGGTGATAAAGATCCTCGACAAACGACTAGACACTGTTCCGATGGACGAAGCAATGCAAGTGTTTTTCGTCGCGGTTTTATGCGTTCAAGAGCACAGTGTGGAGAGACCGACCATGAGAGAAGTTGTTCAAATGCTTGCACAGGCTAAACAACCAAACACATTTCACATGCAATGATTCAATATATGAATCAGCGCATGGAGCAACAACATTTTGGTGACCCAGCGACAAAAACGTCACGAACATATATAATAAGACGATTTTCGGATCAAGTAGCGAGCATGGTTGAGTAACTGGTATAGCAGTACCAGGCTGGGAACCAAAAGTAATAAGTGAAGAAGGCAGGCAGTCCACATGGTATATAcaatgttttatgttttttttttcttctcaatatttttgggtttttgtttggtattgttgttgTATTTGTTAAAGTGAAGGTAGATCTGTTGTGGTGATTAGTGGCAGGCAAAGGTGGCTATATTGGTACTGGTTAGTTTGTATTATTGTGTCATCATATAAATGTATGACCAAATGATTTGAGGTTGCCTTTATTATACTGTTTTAAACTTTTAGATTTTGTACTCGAACGTTTTGTGCTTTTTCTGATTAGCTAAATCCCACTTAATTAGACTGATGCCCTCAATCATGCCTGATTGGGGAACGCACTAGATGTGGTTGTAATTAGACTTGTCAAATCGACTTATTGGGTTGGTAATGGTACTTGTTAAGACCCGTTTAATTTGGTCTCACCATAATATAGAGGTGATTTTGATAGTGGTGATGATGGTATAAGGTGAAATCAAACTAAATTGGTCTTAATAGGTGCCCATTAATAACTTAATGGGTTGATTTGCACCTCTAATTGTAACTCTGCAACTTACAAACCAAAGTATTTCAAAGTCTAAtcgttcttttcttcttcttcgtaaGTTTTTCAGGAAATATACACAAATGTAACTCGTTAcagattttgaataaaaaataaaactcgaGGGACACTAATACAATGATAAACGCGACACAAAACCGCACGTTGTTCATATACAACCAGTTGAGCACCATTTAAGGGCTCTTATAAACCTTCTCAAACTCTAGATATAATCAAGTAACAAGAAGTTAAAATGGGGTAACAATCATCACATGTTTTAGAAGAGGATAAATTATAAAGGTTTCAGACAACATTTTTCAAGATCCTGGACTTTCGTCTACTACCATGACTCGAGCTTCTCTTCAGGTACTCTACCCCTTGATTCAAGGTTTGGCAGAAGTATTACCCGAGGTTTCACTGGAGTATCTCCTGCGCCTGTCTTTGGCTAAACTGACACTCATGACATTGTTGTATCTGAGCTTGTCCTTTCCAGCAGAGAGGGTGAAAGCAGTAACCAAAGCACTCCAACTGTCTGGCAACGAACACGACATCATCACGCCCTTGTCTCGAAAATTTAATAGTAATAGCTTCGAACTTGCTCATATGATGCACTGCAGAAGCGCCTTCTTTCATCCTCAGATTCATCAACTGTTGCAGCAGTTGCACCTTATTGCACACTGTCGATTTCAGCTCATACACATCAGTCCGAGCAGCCATTAAACCTTATGTGGTCTTCTCATTTGCTGTTCTTAGGGCAATGCTCGTTGACAATGTCGCACAGGTAGTTTTTAGTGCCTGTCTATCAAGGATTCTCCATTCAACATCCTTCATATCTTCTGGTCTTTCTCCTAAAAGTGGAAGATCAAGATCATTTACGCATAGCAAGTCCTTAATCCCCACCTTCGTGTGTTTCccgaaaaaaaatttgttgtgCCCATTAGGATCTTTAACATAGGCCATTTACTCTTGCCCGACAATTGCAATGACTCTTGTAAACTTACACACTAATCAATTTGCATAACATATAATTAAACAATATCAAGTGAATTAATATAAAGGTCTCAGTCATCACATCTTGTAAAACAGGCTATATCAACGAAGAAAAGGATTTGAGACAACATTTGGTAAGATCCAACATCAACTAACACTAATAGGATCCAAAACAGAACAACATTCTTAGTACTTGTGATTCCTGGAATTTCGCCTACCATGATTCGAGCTTCTCCCCGATGCTCTACTGCTTGAGTCAAGGTTTGAGGCACAAGTTTTACCTGAGGTTTCACTAGATAATCTCCTGCGCCACTCTTCGCCTATGATAGCGCTCCAGACATCATTGTACCCGAGCTTGTCCTTTCCAGCATTGAGGGTCAACGCAGTCACCAAAGCACTCCAACTGTCCGGCAAAGAATCCAAGAGCATGAAAGCGTTCATCTCGTCGTCAAATTTGACGTTGATAGAGGACAATTGAAAGATAATGTAGTTGAACTTGCTCAAATGCTCGGTTGCGCTAGTGCCTTCTTTCATCTTCAGATTGAGTAACTGTCGTGTGAGTCAGTTGCACCTTATTGTACGCAGTTGGTTTCAGAGCGTACATGTCAGTCAGAGTAGCCATTAGACCTTCTGCGGTGTTCTCATTTGCTGTTCTTTGCACAATTTTCTTTGACAACCTCGCACGGATAATTTCTAATGCCTGCGCGTCAAGGAGTTCCCATTCGAAATCCTCCATACTTTCCGGTTTCTTTCCTTTAAGAGGAAGAAGATTGAGATCATTTACGCATAGGCAGGCCTTAATCTTAATCTTCCATGTCTCAAAGTCTGTACCGTTGAACATGTTAACATACTTCCCGACTTCTTCAACCATTGATCCTCTGCAAAAAAATTAGTGAAGCAAAACTCGGATACTAGCTGTTTGGAGAAAATTCAGTATCCAAAACAGGAATATCCAATAACAATTGGGTAAATTAGGGTTAATAAATGACATTATATAGGGttaattaaaaacagaaatctAGCAGTACAAAACGAAATTTGGTGAATTTAAGGAACAGAATTAGGCAAAATTACACAATTTGGTTCAGAAACGTCCGCAATGCCAAAGGAAACAAGTAGGATTACAACCCAAATAAACTCTAAACTGATCAATCATTTGTACAAAATAATTCATATTTACAAGCCAAGTTTCTTCGGCCTCAAGTATGCAGAAGAGCCCTGGTGCGAACCCAGCATTGGGACgacttgctgctgctgctgcttggaTCTCTTTTCCCTCTCCTTCTGCTTGCTTGCTTTCTCTGCCTCTGCTCGAGCCCTTCTCAGATTCTCCATTTCCGCCTGCATTGCTGTCTTTTCCCCCTTTTGTCTCTTCTTGTGCTCCAACATTGAGTTATCCGACTCCTTCACATAATAGAACATGGGTCCGGACTCAGCCAACCATTGCGGTTCCACCGCAGTGGCACACTGCATATACTCCTTCCTTGTCAAAACTAACTCATGATAGACCACATACTCTGGATTGCAGCCCATGCCATAAAGCGCACTGCTCGGGTGTAAATAGCATGGCATTCCAGTCCGGCAGTTAACATACTCCCCCACACCCTTTAGTCTTGCCGCATTCTGAAAGTACGCGGAGCAAATAGCTTGTCTCACCTTATCAGTATCAGGCCAACAGGATGTGAGTGGGACTTTGACCTTGAGTGTCTTTAGTATCTCTAGGAGTTGGGACCTCACCTCTCTAACCTTTCGCAGCCCTTTAACTTGCAAAAAGTGGTCATCACACCAGTCCCCACGACACTGGTGTCGTTCCCACTGCTGATAAACATTGTACAGTGTCAAGTGGTCGGACTCTGGGAAGGAGAATTTCTCCCTTGCAGCATCACTCTCCTCTGCCCTATCTTTGGGCCTAAAGAATACCGACGGCACTGAAAGCATGGACACAATTGTCAAAACCTCATCTAAACATCCTAGCTTTTCACCCATCAATAGCATTTTAGCGAGTGGAGGGTCCAACGGCAATTCCACCATTTTCCAGCCCAGGTCAGTTAACCGCCCCTCATTGTTAAGAGCACCCAACACCCACAACTGGTACATAGAATGGAGAATATTATCCTTGGGCGGTGGGTCTACGAAATCAAAATCTAGTATCTTATCAACCTGAAGTGATTTGAGCAACAAGACCACATATCCGAGGTTGGTCCTCTGGATCTCTGGCACAGGATTTGGCAGCATTTCATTTAAGTACGCATTCTCTGTGTACAGCCGATAACATGTTCCAGGCTTAGTTCTGCCAGCACGCCCAGCACGTTGGCTAGCAGCAGTCTGACTAATAGGAAATACTTGAAGAGCATCCATACCCATTTTGGGGTTGTATACTTTCATTTTACCATATCCCGTGTCGATGACATATGAGATTCCATCTACCGTCAAAGATGTCTCAGCAATGTTGGTTGCCACAATACATTTACGAGCCCCATCTTCAGCTTTTTGGAATATCTTTGCTTGCAAGTCAGCAGGCAACTGTGAATATATAGGGAGTATCAAGAGTTTTGGCACCTCTTTAACCGAGGTGGAGATAATTTGTTCCATCCGCTCTGAAAGGGCATAACAAGCTGCCTCGATCTCATCCTGGCCGGTCATGAAGATGAGGATGTCACCTTGAGTGCCAGTGATGTGAATAGTTATGGCTTCCTTCACTGCAGCTTCAACATAATCTTCACATGGGGTTTTACTATACCTGATACTTACTGGAAATGTTCTCCCAGGAATTTCAAAAATCGGTGCACTTCCAAAAAGGTTTCTAAACTTCTGAGCATCTAGTGTTGCAGATGTCACGATAAGCTTAAAATCACGCCGCCGGGCAACCACTGTTTTCAAAATCCCAAGCAGCACATCCGTGTTCAGTGACCTTTCATGGGCTTCGTCCATCACAACTACGTGATACTTGTCAAGATCAGAGTCTCTAAGTGTTTCGCGCATAAGTACTCCATCAGTCATGTACTTTATTATGGTATTTGGTCCGGTCACATCCTCAAAACGAATGGCGTACCCAACTTTATCACCAAGCTCAGTCTCCATCTCTTCACTAACTCTCTTTGCAACACTCATGGCTGCCACACGTCTTGGTTGCGTGCAACCCACAATGCCGTTTACAGTGTAACCCTCTTCGTGCAGATACTGTGTCAGTTGAGTCGTCTTTCCAGAACCAGTTtctccaacaacaacaataacttGATTTTCTCGAATTACCTGTAGTAAATCATCCCTCACAGAATATATGGGCAAAAACTGTCGTTGCTGTGAGATGGTTTTTGACTTTGCGAATTCACTCGCTGCTTCCCCATCCTTCATATGCTGTGCAAACTTTGCATCTTCTTTGAAATCAATTTCACCGTCTGCACCAGCAGCAGCAGTATCTGCATCAATCTGCTCCGCTGTTTTCTCAACACCAAGGATATCGCCTAGTTTAGAACCTGCAAGCTCCCAAAAACGTTGACGCGATTTGTTCATAGTTTGCTTCTCATGAATTTTCCTAACGAGAGCAGACCCTTTGCGAGAAATTATGGCCATATCGGATGTGGAATCCTTTATTGGCATTATCGTCTCTGCTCGCCTGGTAAAAACAGCAGTTCCGTCCTTTCCAATTACACTGTCCTCAAGGAAAGGAGGCTTTAAATTTGTATCATGTACAAGAAGAATAACTTTGTGCTCTTCTTCATCATCGAGCTCAGTCTGCAACCCAGTCCCTCTAACAGCACCAGATCTTATAAGTTGACGATCCTCCCACCGCGCAGTATCAGCAGTGAGCTGAGACAACTTTTTGCTCTGAGCAAGGGTCATCTTAGTTCCATCTCTTCGAACCAATCTTTTCGCCAACTCTGCTTCCTTCTTTTGAAAAGAAGCATCATCTCCGTAAAACAAAGATAAGCTATCAACTGTATCGAACATTATGTTTCCTTCTTCCCTATCATACCATGCTCGGTCAGAATTGTATTCCATCTCTAGACGCATGCTTTCGCTTATCTCATATTTCTGTCCTTCATCCAAATCAGCCATGTCTCCTTCTCCATCCTTGAATGATTGTGAATTTTCTGAGTGAAAGGCAACTTTACGAGAACTCACACCATGTTTCGAACTTGAAAATTTAACCGCGTCTCCAGAAGGACAAATTCGAACTGGAGACGATGAGATGAGATCCCACGGAGAAGCATCAGAACCAGAAAAATTACATCTACTCCGCTTTCTTCCATATTGTCCACCACATTGATCATGTTCATACCCGTCACTTGCTTTCCTTCGACGACAAGAATCCTTACCATAACTACCACTACCATCTTTGCAATCTCTCCTCCTACTACCATGCTCTTCCCTGTCGTAATCATACCTACCCTCACAATCTCTCGGTGCCTCGAATCCGCCATCACCGCCCCCAAACCCTTCCCGTTTCGCATTAGCATGGACATCGAAACCCAAGACAGATTTCTTCCCCGGACGCCTAAAAACAACTCTGTCCTTCCCTGAAACATATAATCCCCGACCACCACTGCTATTTTTTTGTTCCATTGTCACCCTTGCCTTGTCCAAACCAACAGATTCAGACCTTTGTTTTCAATAGAAAAtcacaaacaaacaacttataCAGCAAGAAACCTATATATATAAGGACTTTATAAAAACCTGGTACAACAACCTAGTCCCTCACAATTGTCTAAGGAAATTGGAAATTTTTTACGTGGGAAACTTTAGGAAACAGAATTTGGGCAGAATTCACCAGccaaaaccaatttttttttaaaaaaaaatttatataatttgtttgatttactaaaaatatctaaatgctaaaaaaaaaaatcaaatcaagagtgaTAGATTAGAAACAGAACTATGGGGTCTCTCTTACCTTGGGGTGGATTCAGGGCGGCTGTCGAATTATGACCATGAACCCAGAAAAGTCAACTTTGTAAACCGTGTTCGATCAGAAAAGGTCAAAACTTTGATCTGGGTAGCAATATTAAGCTGGATCCTGTTTTGGGTCGGTTGTACTTTCTCTATTTGGTCCTTGGGCCTTTGTATTGGGTCAGCACAGCCCAATGTGGTAAAAACAGAGGCCGCCCACCAACCTCTGCAAGTTCCCGCTTTCACCTGGACTTAGTAAACAAACACCAGAAACCCTAGAGAAATATTGCCAAGCAAGAAGAGGACGCAGCAAGCAACCCAATCAGTCCTAAATATTTGATTTCTGAAGGTACGTtggagttttttgttaaaggtGGCTCCTTTATTTCAATCAGTTATTGTTGGGCTGCAATTTCTCATACcattgtgctttttttttttttttttttttttaatttccttcCCAACTCTTATGCTATCTCAGATCATAAATTGCAGTTTATTGGATTACCCAGATGCTTAATTTTTGATTTCTTGAGTAATTCGTGCCTTCACTGATTGAACATTgagtttttttctttgattattattatcattaaattaaaattctggtgtaattatttagttaattttgtGAGTTTTGGTACTTAGAGCTGGAACCCAGAAAATATTGGTACTTTGTGAGTTTCTGTCCAAACTACTACCCAGAAAATATCATACTCATAGATTTTGGTTCCCAGTTACATCAATGTTTACGTCTTCCTTGAAATTACTTTGTTATGATAGGTTCTACACAAGATGTCCTCCAGAATCGCCCAAATCCGCCTTGTCAGTTCTCACCCCGAGGTTTATGAACCGTGTGATGATTCGTTTGCTCTAGTAGATG carries:
- the LOC103445960 gene encoding pre-mRNA-splicing factor ATP-dependent RNA helicase DEAH7-like; protein product: MEQKNSSGGRGLYVSGKDRVVFRRPGKKSVLGFDVHANAKREGFGGGDGGFEAPRDCEGRYDYDREEHGSRRRDCKDGSGSYGKDSCRRRKASDGYEHDQCGGQYGRKRSRCNFSGSDASPWDLISSSPVRICPSGDAVKFSSSKHGVSSRKVAFHSENSQSFKDGEGDMADLDEGQKYEISESMRLEMEYNSDRAWYDREEGNIMFDTVDSLSLFYGDDASFQKKEAELAKRLVRRDGTKMTLAQSKKLSQLTADTARWEDRQLIRSGAVRGTGLQTELDDEEEHKVILLVHDTNLKPPFLEDSVIGKDGTAVFTRRAETIMPIKDSTSDMAIISRKGSALVRKIHEKQTMNKSRQRFWELAGSKLGDILGVEKTAEQIDADTAAAGADGEIDFKEDAKFAQHMKDGEAASEFAKSKTISQQRQFLPIYSVRDDLLQVIRENQVIVVVGETGSGKTTQLTQYLHEEGYTVNGIVGCTQPRRVAAMSVAKRVSEEMETELGDKVGYAIRFEDVTGPNTIIKYMTDGVLMRETLRDSDLDKYHVVVMDEAHERSLNTDVLLGILKTVVARRRDFKLIVTSATLDAQKFRNLFGSAPIFEIPGRTFPVSIRYSKTPCEDYVEAAVKEAITIHITGTQGDILIFMTGQDEIEAACYALSERMEQIISTSVKEVPKLLILPIYSQLPADLQAKIFQKAEDGARKCIVATNIAETSLTVDGISYVIDTGYGKMKVYNPKMGMDALQVFPISQTAASQRAGRAGRTKPGTCYRLYTENAYLNEMLPNPVPEIQRTNLGYVVLLLKSLQVDKILDFDFVDPPPKDNILHSMYQLWVLGALNNEGRLTDLGWKMVELPLDPPLAKMLLMGEKLGCLDEVLTIVSMLSVPSVFFRPKDRAEESDAAREKFSFPESDHLTLYNVYQQWERHQCRGDWCDDHFLQVKGLRKVREVRSQLLEILKTLKVKVPLTSCWPDTDKVRQAICSAYFQNAARLKGVGEYVNCRTGMPCYLHPSSALYGMGCNPEYVVYHELVLTRKEYMQCATAVEPQWLAESGPMFYYVKESDNSMLEHKKRQKGEKTAMQAEMENLRRARAEAEKASKQKEREKRSKQQQQQVVPMLGSHQGSSAYLRPKKLGL
- the LOC103412306 gene encoding leucine-rich repeat receptor-like serine/threonine-protein kinase BAM3 — translated: MANSEMMSVFLCSLFLFLTCFSSVSSLNPSLRRQASILVSLKQNFEDSKNPALSTWNVSNYMFLCSWGGIKCDSRNRSIVSLDISNYNLSGTLSPVITELRTLVNVSVSGNGFSGIFPPGIHKLAGLQNLNISNNGFGGSLDLEFSKLEELVMLDAYNNDFNGSLPLGVTQLSRLKRLNFGGNYFSGSIPPSYGNMVQLNYLSIAGNDLSGYIPSELGNLTNLQQLLLGYYNEFEGGIPPEIGKLINLFHLDLANCGLEGPIPPELGNLKKLDTLFLQTNQLSGSVPAQLGNLSSLRSLDLSNNALTGDIPAEFSSLRELTLLNLFINKFHGEIPRSIAELPNLEVLKLWHNNFTGAIPSKLGQNGKLIELDLSSNKLTGVVPKSLCFGRRLKILILLNNFLFGPLPDDLGKCDTLVRVRMGQNYLTGSIPPGFLYLPELSLVELQNNYLTGQLLQERSKQPSKLSQLNLSSNRLSGHLPASIGNFSSLQILLLSGNQFTGEIPSDISRLQSVLKLDMSRNNFSGTIPPEIGDCLALTYLDLSQNQLSGPIPVPIVQIHILNYFNVSWNQLNQSLPKELGSLKSLTSADFSHNNFSGPIPQTGQYLFFNSTSFVGNPELCDSSANPCNYSSASSSKDHNQTGTRSHVLGKFKLVFALGLLLCSFVFATFAIIKTRKVRRNSNSWKLTAFQKLEFGSEDILECVKENNVIGKGGAGIVYRGTMSSGEQVAVKKLLGINKGSSHDNGLSAEIQTLGKIRHRNIVRLLAFCSNKETNLLVYEYMPNGSLGEVLHGKRGGYLTWETRLNIAIEAAKGLCYLHHDCSPLILHRDVKSNNILLNSEFEAHVADFGLAKFLQDTGTSECMSAVAGSYGYIAPEYAYTLKVDEKSDVYSFGVVLLELITGRRPVGGFGEEGMDIVQWTKIQTNSQKEGVIKILDKRLDTVPMDEAMQVFFVAVLCVQEHSVERPTMREVVQMLAQAKQPNTFHMQ